From a region of the Eublepharis macularius isolate TG4126 chromosome 7, MPM_Emac_v1.0, whole genome shotgun sequence genome:
- the DCSTAMP gene encoding dendritic cell-specific transmembrane protein, producing the protein MGLPTLSECEGVLNESGRCQSKCCLSVHPLEFHVTKTPAKIRSWMFGMTDTEIASDWGKKAKEATASRETLDSEDSFLEPTAGCSHGTVLPTAETQPAGAGNPPRLARPPGKKKSQAEPKPPKWPRLDRREAEKAGCPIQLAEGDADRRSSISAGNAAAAESFPCKPKDAVAILPAGEDHLEQRGTAQSSSRDGPEETSPSWDHSTGKNVTSFVTFAHRVWTLFATERKPGWKNLLHLSAICCSVSFVSNVFLLLAGYSFLVDYPLYSLVTSTFLWIILSVGLCSSRHLRCGAALFFLSFGLREGRNALIAAGTGVVVAGNLQSIFYNLKQLADSVTCILESQRFPFLNHYVAAIWWIYSQLKLLDNPFKDIVSVDGKLHVFYSVSDEDLKLKLKHTRWHIQNITSQISSILALQPYVGKKVLPLLGIVFMVLGTYLFIRKFLNPLNVKFKNTYITKEFVRYNEQQWQQRKASVLPLNKEERKVYTVVPSFCQTPKERKHTARFFLPVLANLCIWTLFAAVDYLLYWLIFSVSKHLQDFPELEVHLKLYYHKNADKFIFNNGEIINNTTSFKIPLFKHACIPKPKFALATTWVQLAVIVFFLAVLGLLASTFTQLKMLVTTSFFPQTDMKRIEYLHTKLLNRRSKLSERNMKRKLNSFATLHFWFPILQATRNVRKEGSKETEDSCV; encoded by the exons ATGGGACTACCAACTCTGTCGGAATGTGAAGGGGTGTTGAATGAGTCGGGCAGATGTCAATCCAAATGTTGCCTCTCTGTTCATCCTCTGGAATTTCACGTCACAAAAACTCCTGCAAAAATCCGTTCTTGGATGTTTGGCATGACAGATACTGAAATTGCTAGTGACTG GGGAAAAAAGGCAAAAGAAGCCACGGCATCTAGGGAGACTTTGGACTCAGAAGACAGCTTCTTAGAACCGACAGCAGGTTGCTCACATGGAACCGTCCTGCCAACGGCAGAAACGCAACCGGCTGGCGCCGGCAATCCTCCAAGGCTTGCACGGCCCCCCGGCAAGAAAAAGTCTCAGGCTGAACCTAAGCCTCCAAAATGGCCCCGTCTTGATCGCCGGGAGGCAGAAAAGGCAGGGTGCCCCATCCAGCTGGCTGAGGGCGACGCTGATCGGCGGAGCTCCATTTCGGCAGGAAACGCTGCAGCGGCAGAATCTTTCCCGTGCAAACCCAAGGACGCGGTTGCCATTCTTCCAGCAGGAGAAGATCATCTGGAACAAAGAGGCACCGCGCAGAGCTCCAGCCGAGATGGGCCTGAGGAAACC TCACCATCATGGGATCACAGCACTGGGAAAAATGTGACTAGTTTTGTCACATTTGCTCATCGTGTTTGGACACTTTTTGCAACTGAAAGGAAGCCAGGCTGGAAGAATCTCTTGCATCTGTCTGCGATCTGCTGCTCCGTTAGCTTCGTATCTAATGTGTTCCTGCTCCTTGCTGGGTATTCCTTTCTGGTGGACTATCCTCTCTATTCCTTGGTCACGTCCACATTCCTCTGGATTATCCTTTCTGTGGGTTTGTGCTCTTCTAGGCACCTCCGCTGCGGCGCtgctctcttcttcctttccttcggGTTGCGCGAAGGAAGGAACGCCTTGATTGCAGCTGGGACTGGTGTAGTGGTAGCTGGCAACCTGCAAAGTATTTTTTACAATTTAAAGCAGCTAGCAGATAGCGTGACCTGTATTCTGGAATCCCAGCGTTTCCCCTTTCTCAACCACTACGTTGCAGCAATTTGGTGGATTTACAGTCAGCTCAAGCTTTTGGACAACCCGTTTAAAGATATTGTGTCAGTGGATGGGAAGTTGCATGTGTTTTACTCAGTTTCAGATGAAGACTTGAAACTGAAGCTGAAGCACACAAGATGGCACATCCAGAACATTACCAGCCAGATCTCTTCTATACTAGCCCTGCAGCCGTACGTGGGCAAGAAAGTGCTTCCCCTTCTGGGTATTGTCTTCATGGTTCTTGGGACATACCTCTTCATCCGAAAATTCCTGAACCCCCTCAATGTCAAATTTAAGAATACTTATATCACAAAAGAGTTTGTTCGATATAATGAGCAACAGTGGCAGCAACGAAAGGCCTCTGTACTGCCCCTCaataaagaagaaagaaaggTCTACACGGTAGTCCCATCTTTTTGCCAAACACCCAAGGAAAGGAAACATACGGCACGCTTTTTTCTCCCTGTGCTTGCTAACCTTTGCATTTGGACTCTCTTTGCAGCAGTAGATTATTTGCTTTACTGGCTGATTTTTTCAGTGAGCAAGCATCTGCAAGATTTCCCTGAGCTAGAGGTCCATTTGAAATTGTATTACCAT AAAAATGCTGATAAATTTATCTTCAACAATGGGGAGATCATTAACAATACGACTTCCTTTAAGATTCCTCTCTTCAAGCATGCCTGTATTCCCAAACCAAAATTTGCTCTTGCTACCACATGGGTCCAACTAGCAGTCATCGTCTTCTTTTTAGCAGTCCTTGGCTTGTTGGCCTCTACATTTACACAGCTTAAAATGCTCGTGACAACATCATTCTTTCCACAGACAGACATGAAACGGATAGAGTATCTGCATACAAAGTTATTAAACCGAAGATCAAAGCTTTCTGAGCGAAACATGAAAAGGAAACTGAATTCATTTGCAACG CTACACTTCTGGTTCCCCATCCTCCAGGCTACGAGAAATGTCAGGAAAGAAGGCTCAAAGGAGACGGAAGACAGCTGTGTTTAA